The following proteins are co-located in the Pseudomonas sp. ATCC 13867 genome:
- the aceF gene encoding dihydrolipoyllysine-residue acetyltransferase, whose protein sequence is MSELIRVPDIGNGQGEVIELLVKVGDTVEADQSLLTLESDKASMEIPSPKAGVVKSLKVKVGDTLKEGDEILELEVEGGSAAAEAPKAEAPAQAPEAPKAEAPAAAPAPAAAPAAASVQDIHVPDIGSAGKANVIEVMVKAGDTVEADQSLITLESDKASMEIPSPAAGVVESVSIKIGDEVGTGDLILKLKVVGAAAPAAAEAPAAAPAPAAAAPAAAPAPAAAAPAKAPEAAPVGAPSRDGAKVHAGPAVRMVAREFGVELSEVKGTGPKGRILKEDVQAFVKEQLQRAKSGAPAGATGGAGIPPIPEVDFSKFGEVEEVAMTRLMQVGAANLHRSWLNVPHVTQFDSADITEMEAFRVAQKAVAEKAGVKLTVLPILLKACAHLLKEMPDFNSSLAPSGKALIRKKYVHIGFAVDTPDGLLVPVIKNVDQKSLLQLAAEAAELAEKARTKKLSADAMQGACFTISSLGHIGGTGFTPIVNAPEVAILGVSKATMQPVWDGKAFQPRLMLPLSLSYDHRVINGAAAARYTKRLSDLLGDIRTLLL, encoded by the coding sequence ATGAGCGAACTGATTCGTGTACCCGACATCGGCAATGGTCAGGGTGAAGTCATCGAACTGCTGGTCAAGGTCGGCGACACCGTCGAGGCCGACCAGAGCCTGCTGACCCTGGAGTCCGACAAGGCCAGCATGGAGATCCCCTCGCCGAAAGCCGGCGTGGTGAAGAGCCTGAAGGTCAAGGTGGGCGACACCCTGAAGGAAGGCGACGAGATCCTCGAGCTGGAAGTCGAGGGTGGTTCGGCCGCCGCCGAAGCGCCCAAGGCCGAAGCTCCGGCGCAGGCCCCGGAAGCACCGAAGGCAGAGGCTCCGGCCGCTGCCCCGGCGCCGGCTGCCGCGCCCGCCGCCGCCAGCGTCCAGGACATCCACGTCCCGGACATCGGCTCGGCCGGCAAGGCCAACGTCATCGAAGTCATGGTGAAAGCCGGCGACACGGTCGAGGCCGATCAGTCGCTGATCACCCTGGAATCGGACAAGGCCAGCATGGAAATCCCCTCGCCGGCTGCCGGCGTGGTGGAGAGCGTGTCGATCAAGATCGGTGACGAAGTCGGCACCGGCGACCTGATTCTCAAGCTCAAGGTCGTCGGCGCTGCTGCCCCCGCTGCCGCCGAAGCGCCGGCTGCAGCTCCGGCTCCGGCCGCTGCTGCTCCTGCCGCTGCCCCGGCTCCTGCTGCCGCCGCTCCGGCCAAGGCGCCAGAAGCCGCTCCGGTGGGCGCGCCCAGCCGCGACGGCGCCAAGGTCCACGCCGGCCCCGCCGTGCGCATGGTCGCCCGCGAGTTCGGTGTCGAGCTGTCCGAAGTGAAAGGCACCGGTCCGAAAGGCCGTATCCTCAAGGAAGACGTGCAGGCGTTCGTCAAGGAACAACTGCAACGCGCCAAATCCGGCGCGCCGGCTGGCGCTACCGGTGGCGCGGGCATTCCGCCGATCCCGGAAGTCGACTTCAGCAAGTTCGGCGAAGTGGAAGAAGTGGCCATGACCCGCCTGATGCAGGTCGGCGCCGCCAACCTGCATCGCAGCTGGCTGAACGTGCCGCACGTGACCCAGTTCGACTCGGCCGACATCACCGAGATGGAAGCCTTCCGCGTGGCCCAGAAAGCCGTTGCGGAGAAGGCCGGCGTCAAGCTGACCGTGCTGCCGATCCTGCTCAAGGCCTGTGCCCACCTGCTCAAGGAAATGCCGGACTTCAACAGCTCGCTGGCCCCCAGCGGCAAGGCGCTGATCCGCAAGAAGTACGTGCACATCGGCTTCGCCGTGGACACGCCTGACGGCCTGCTGGTGCCGGTGATCAAGAACGTCGACCAGAAGAGCCTCCTGCAGCTCGCCGCCGAAGCCGCCGAACTGGCCGAGAAAGCGCGCACCAAGAAGCTCTCCGCCGACGCCATGCAGGGCGCCTGCTTCACCATCTCCAGCCTCGGTCACATTGGCGGTACCGGCTTCACGCCGATCGTCAACGCGCCGGAAGTGGCGATCCTCGGTGTCAGCAAGGCCACCATGCAGCCGGTCTGGGACGGCAAGGCCTTCCAGCCGCGCCTGATGCTGCCGCTGTCGCTGTCCTACGATCACCGCGTGATCAACGGGGCGGCCGCCGCGCGCTACACCAAGCGCCTGTCCGACCTGCTGGGTGATATCCGCACCCTGCTCCTGTAA